One window of Quercus robur chromosome 5, dhQueRobu3.1, whole genome shotgun sequence genomic DNA carries:
- the LOC126727730 gene encoding uncharacterized protein LOC126727730, whose amino-acid sequence MGDISVYNSTEGGPKLRKWYGAPDPFSKDESTFEDDDQSGSSINSNSWVFISILLLNFERLLIHELSIRNTEVEEARNAVLVTDGDSEIGQMVILSLIVKGTRVKALVKDKQTALEAFGTYVESMVGDASDKKFLKKALRGVRTIICPNEGFLSNVEGLKGVQHVVLLSQLYAYRGSGGIQALMKSNARKLAEQDESLLMASGIPYTIIRAGLLQSTPGGQQGFSFEEVLLFSFYHE is encoded by the exons atGGGTGACATTTCAGTTTACAATTCTACTGAAG GAGGTCCCAAGTTAAGGAAATGGTATGGGGCACCTGATCCCTTCTCTAAAGATGAATCCACTTTTGAAGATGATGATCAATCAGGTAGTTCTATAAATAGCAATTCATGGGTGTTTATCTCTATAttgcttttaaattttgaaagatTGCTGATTCATGAATTATCCATTCGAAACACAGAAGTGGAAGAAGCCAGGAATGCAGTTTTAGTAACTGATGGAGATAGTGAGATAGGCCAG ATGGTAATATTGTCCTTGATTGTCAAAGGAACTCGTGTTAAAGCACTGGTAAAGGACAAGCAGACTGCACTTGAAGCCTTTGGAACTTATGTTGAG TCAATGGTTGGAGATGCAAGTGacaaaaaattcttaaagaaAGCTCTAAGAGGGGTTCGCACAATAATATGCCCAAAT GAAGGTTTCTTATCCAATGTTGAGGGCTTGAAAGGGGTGCAACATGTAGTTCTCTTATCTCAG TTGTATGCTTATAGAGGTTCTGGTGGCATTCAAGCTCTAATGAAAAGCAATGCAAGAAAATTAGCTGAGCAAGATGAATCATTGCTGATGGCCTCAGGAATCCCTTACACTATCATCAGGGCTGGATTGTTACAAAGCACTCCAGGTGGACAACAAGGTTTTAGCTTTGAGGAGGTATTACTCTTCTCCTTTTACCATGAATAG
- the LOC126724953 gene encoding polyadenylate-binding protein 6-like: protein MGIKGPMPPNTLRVSNIGEDVSEEDLHRLFSNFGRLECIEFETSTCALVKFINFYHAREALENLQDTKMEGRELTIVWNEFQSPSISSKVWVRIDGPFLDDQELNDLFSVYGFVRQCKFSGRSGKRRGAVSFELASAADSAVHDLNGTTIYGRKFYVAKFVRNMGDVVAALDHTAAQEPINSVSIYKFEGKGKKRKFVNSFEMDSIRTVADFLLVLHDLCDSPLAGLSLNSPWPGYHVRYYHANSMTCEPVLVEEVGMFNEDDPFALWFLSNVNLVEFHKVD, encoded by the exons ATGGGTATTAAGGGCCCAATGCCTCCTAACACCTTAAGGGTGTCGAACATCGGTGAGGATGTCTCCGAAGAAGACCTACACCGACTGTTCTCAAATTTTGGGCGGTTGGAATGCATCGAATTCGAAACGTCTACTTGCGCCTTGGTGAAATTCATTAACTTTTACCACG CAAGGGAGGCATTAGAAAATCTGCAGGACACCAAAATGGAGGGAAGGGAATTGACTATTGTATGGAATGAATTTCAATCGCCGTCCATTAGTTCTAAAGTTTGGGTTAGAATTGATGGACCTTTCCTTGATGACCAGGAATTGAATGACCTGTTTTCTGTCTATGGATTTGTCCGCCAATGCAAGTTTTCTGGACGTAGTGGCAAGAGGAGAGGTGCTGTATCATTTGAGCTAGCTAGTGCGGCTGATTCTGCTGTGCATGATCTAAATGGTACAACAATATATGGCAGAAAATT CTATGTCGCCAAATTTGTGAGAAATATGGGGGATGTTGTGGCGGCCTTAGATCATACAGCAGCTCAAGAGCCAATTAACAGTGTGTCCATCTACAAGTTTGAAGGCAaaggcaagaaaagaaaattcgtTAATTCCTTTGAAATGGACTCTATCAGGACTGTAGCTGATTTCCTTCTAGTGCTGCATGACTTGTGCGACTCACCATTAGCGGGGTTAAGCCTAAATTCTCCTTGGCCCGGTTATCATGTGAGGTACTATCATGCAAATAGCATGACTTGCGAGCCAGTCCTTGTGGAAGAGGTGGGCATGTTTAATGAAGATGATCCATTTGCACTTTGGTTCTTGTCCAATGTTAACCTTGTTGAATTTCATAAGGTGGACTAG